The DNA window CAAATTGCATTTTCAATATATAAAAAAAATTTCTTAAATACTATAAATGTTATTTATAATATGTAATTACATTTATAATTATAATTCATACTTATGAAGTTAAATAATTTAGACCTAAATTTATTAGTAGTATTTAATGCCATTTATACAGAAGGCAGCCTTACAAAAGCAGGTGAGATTGTAGGCATAACCCAACCAGCAGTAAGTAGTGCTCTTTCAAAACTCCGTGAATATTTTGATGATCAGCTTTTCATAAGAGTTGGTCAGGGAGTGAAGCCAACTGCAAAGACTGAAAATATCATTATTCATGTGAGAGATGCCCTGTCTATACTTCAAAAAAGTATTGAGAGGCCAGAGTCTTTTGATCCAGCTGTATCTAGTAGAACTTTTCGCTTATCACTCAATGATGTTTCTGAAGGTCGAGTGCTACCAATTCTAATGACAAAGATTAGGAAAGTAGCACCTAATGTAAAGGTATCGAGTTATTACACAATGAGAGAAGATTTACTTCATTCGTTGGCAGCAAATGAAGTTAATTTTGCTGTTGATCCTTTTCCTCCATCTGAAACAGATATTAAAAAAGAAATAATATTTGAAGATGAATTTGTTTGTGGATTTAGGAAGGATCATCCTTTAGCCAGTTCAAAAAATTTGTCTATTGACCAGTACCTAGAGTTAGATCATATCCATATTTCAGGAAGAAGAACTGGAGGAGCTTTAGTTGATAATGCACTCTCAAAATTACAAGTTGAAAGGAGAGTTATTCTTCGTGCACAACATTACTTAATCACACCTGAAATACTTAAAAATTCAGATATGGTTTTAACATGTACTAAGGCATTCGCTAAGAAACATAAACTTGCTTTTAAAACTCTTCCATTCGAGGTTGCGCCTTCACAGTTTTTTCTTGCATGGCACGAATCAAATGATAATGACCCTGGTCATATATGGCTTAAATCTTTAATAAAAGAATCTTTCCAAGAAGCAAAACTAAAGTAAAAACGGTTTAGTAATCCAACATTTTTCAAGAAGAAAAGTTAAAATATCCCTGCTAACATTTTTCAAGAAGAAAAGTTAAAATATCCCTGCTATGTCAAGCGATAAATATTATAAAGAACTTCAAAGCTTGAAGTATTTTGATGAAGAAAAATTGATTGAAAAAATCATCAATGAAAGTAATTGGTTGAATGATGAAGAGATTTCAATTAATGCTGAATCTATTGTTGAAAAGTGCAGAAGCGATAGAAATAAGACAAAGCTTGATAATTTTTTTCTTGAATACGGATTAAGCAATCAGGAGGGTGTTGCTCTAATGTGCTTAGCTGAGTCACTTCTTCGGATTCCAGATAATTCTACATGTGATGAGATTATTGAAGAAAAAATAGGCGGCAAAAGCTGGCTGAATCATTTAAATAATTCTCCATCTCTTTTTGTGAACGCGACTACATTTGGTCTTTTTTTGGCTGAACAAGTTGTAGAACTAGATCCAAAAATTGGCTCAAATCCAATTAGTTGGCTGTCCGGCATGACTTCAAAAATTGGAGAACCAGTTTTAAGAGAAGCAATTAAAAAAGGTATGGATATTTTGAG is part of the SAR86 cluster bacterium genome and encodes:
- a CDS encoding LysR family transcriptional regulator, coding for MKLNNLDLNLLVVFNAIYTEGSLTKAGEIVGITQPAVSSALSKLREYFDDQLFIRVGQGVKPTAKTENIIIHVRDALSILQKSIERPESFDPAVSSRTFRLSLNDVSEGRVLPILMTKIRKVAPNVKVSSYYTMREDLLHSLAANEVNFAVDPFPPSETDIKKEIIFEDEFVCGFRKDHPLASSKNLSIDQYLELDHIHISGRRTGGALVDNALSKLQVERRVILRAQHYLITPEILKNSDMVLTCTKAFAKKHKLAFKTLPFEVAPSQFFLAWHESNDNDPGHIWLKSLIKESFQEAKLK